One Vigna unguiculata cultivar IT97K-499-35 chromosome 7, ASM411807v1, whole genome shotgun sequence genomic region harbors:
- the LOC114190823 gene encoding flowering locus K homology domain-like has protein sequence MSGEVYDGQDAGYVPENPEFPQNHSEEHDGGNVIDDSGFQQLQPDEHDEANLAVDADVPENNFDGNDGEGLPENPDFPPQEHAEEQHVEGDMPENFVSEEKQESQEELKVGEVKKWPGWPGENVFRMLVPVQKVGSIIGRKGEFIRKITEETKARIKILDGPPGTAERAVMVSAKEEPDRTIPPAVDGLLRVHKQVVNVEPQSADGGASGAGRTVVTRLLVADTQAGSLIGKQGATIKSFQDSTGCNIRVLGSEHLPVFALRDDSVVEIQGESSGVHKAVELVAVHLRKFLVDRSIVGVFETQMQRPDVRANQNVPHGPPHQPWGPPQGFPAPGPVSGGGPAFPPNPQYMPPSHNYDNYYPPADLPPMDKHLHQGPAPAYGRDTSMGIHSSSVQPQQSVVTKVTQHMQIPLSYADAVIGASGTNISYIRRASGASITIQETRGVPGEMTVEISGTASQIQAAQQLVQNFMAEAASATQEHMGGSMNQGYNSYPTSAPVYASPPSSAAAHAGHVPSADYGPVYGTNYGY, from the exons ATGTCTGGAGAAGTTTATGACGGACAAGATGCTGGCTATGTGCCCGAGAACCCTGAGTTTCCTCAAAATCATTCTGAGGAACATGATGGAGGAAATGTGATTGATGACTCAGGGTTTCAGCAATTGCAGCCTGATGAACACGATGAGGCCAATTTGGCCGTGGATGCTGATGTTcctgaaaataattttgatggGAATGATGGAGAAGGTTTGCCTGAAAACCCTGATTTTCCTCCGCAAGAACATGCTGAGGAACAGCATGTTGAAGGAGATATGCCTGAGAATTTTGTCTCTGAGGAGAAACAGGAATCTCAGGAGGAGTTGAAAGTGGGTGAAGTAAAAAAATGGCCAGGGTGGCCTGGGGAAAATGTTTTCAGGATGTTGGTTCCCGTGCAAAAGGTTGGCAGTATTATTGGTCGTAAAGGCGAGTTTATTAGGAAAATTACTGAAGAGACTAAGGCTCGTATAAAAATTCTTGATGGCCCCCCTGGAACTGCAGAAAGAGCT GTAATGGTTTCTGCAAAAGAAGAGCCGGATCGCACCATCCCACCTGCTGTGGATGGTTTGTTAAGGGTTCATAAACAGGTTGTCAATGTAGAGCCTCAATCTGCTGATGGTGGTGCATCAGGTGCAGGACGCACAGTTGTTACAAGGCTTCTAGTGGCAGATACTCAAGCAGGGAGCTTGATTGGGAAACAGGGAGCCACTATAAAATCCTTTCAAGATTCCACGGGTTGTAATATACGTGTTCTTGGTTCAG AACACCTCCCAGTATTTGCTTTGCGAGACGACAGTGTTGTTGAAATACAAGGAGAATCCTCTGGGGTTCACAAGGCAGTTGAACTTGTTGCAGTTCATCTACGTAAATTCTTGGTTGACCGCAGCATAGTTGGTGTATTTGAAACACAG ATGCAAAGGCCAGATGTTCGGGCAAACCAGAATGTGCCACATGGTCCACCACACCAACCTTGGGGTCCTCCTCAAGGTTTTCCAGCTCCTGGACCTGTTAGTGGTGGTGGACCTGCTTTCCCACCCAATCCTCAGTATATGCCCCCTTCGCATAACTATGATAATTACTACCCACCTGCTGACCTGCCTCCCATGGACAAGCACCTTCATCAGGGTCCTGCACCTGCCTACGGAAGAGATACTTCTATGGGAATTCATTCATCCAGTGTGCAACCGCAGCAATCTGTTGTGACTAAG GTCACGCAGCACATGCAAATTCCTCTGTCCTATGCTGATGCTGTTATTGGAGCATCAGGGACAAACATCAGCTACATCCGTCGTGCCAGTGGAGCAAGTATTACAATTCAGGAGACCAGGGGTGTGCCCGGAGAGATGACTGTTGAGATAAGTGGTACTGCTTCACAAATACAGGCTGCCCAACAGCTAGTGCag AATTTCATGGCTGAAGCTGCTAGTGCAACTCAGGAACATATGGGGGGATCAATGAACCAAGGTTACAATTCCTATCCTACCAGTGCTCCTGTGTACGCATCTCCGCCCTCAAGCGCTGCTGCTCATGCAGGCCATGTACCTTCAGCAGATTATGGACCCGTTTATGGCACCAATTATGGCTATTGA